The following proteins are co-located in the Vigna angularis cultivar LongXiaoDou No.4 chromosome 2, ASM1680809v1, whole genome shotgun sequence genome:
- the LOC108326882 gene encoding aspartic proteinase PCS1 encodes MPYSPSTNTNIIMTPTLFFLFVFFFPLLSSAHNSLHLNHTSFSLSFPLTSLPLSTNTASKMLRDSLIVYSNRTRNTTRLASPSSPYNYRLTFNYSMALIVNLPIGTPPQVQPMVLDTGSQLSWIQCHRKPPKVPPPTVSFDPSRSSTFSNLPCTHPVCKPRIPDFTLPTSCDQNRLCHYSYFYADGTYAEGNLVREKFTFSRSLFTPPLILGCATESTDPRGILGMNRGRLSFASQSKITKFSYCVPTRETRPGSTPTGSFYLGHNPNSLRFRFIPMLTFSQSQRMPNLDPLAYTVALQGVRIGGRKLNISPAVFHADAGGSGQTMVDSGSEFTYLVNEAYDKVRAEVVRTVGSRMKKDYVYGGVADMCFDGNAIEIGRLIGDMVFEFEKGVEIVIPKERVLASVEGGVHCVGIGNSDKLGAASNIIGNFHQQNLWVEFDLANRRVGFGAADCSRLAP; translated from the coding sequence ATGCCATACTCTCCTTCGACAAACACTAACATCATCATGACTCCGaccctcttcttcctcttcgtcttcttctttcctcttctCTCCTCTGCACACAACTCCTTGCACCTCAACCACACCTCATTCTCACTCTCTTTCCCTCTCACTTCACTCCCTCTCTCCACCAACACCGCCTCCAAGATGCTACGTGACTCTCTCATTGTCTACTCCAACCGCACCAGAAATACTACGCGACTCGCTTCGCCTTCTTCTCCGTATAACTACAGGCTAACCTTCAATTACTCCATGGCTTTGATCGTCAACCTTCCCATTGGGACCCCACCGCAGGTTCAGCCTATGGTGTTGGACACCGGAAGCCAACTATCGTGGATTCAGTGTCACAGAAAACCACCCAAGGTGCCTCCCCCAACGGTGTCCTTTGATCCTTCTCGCTCCTCCACTTTCTCTAATCTTCCCTGTACTCACCCCGTTTGCAAACCACGAATTCCCGATTTTACCCTCCCCACTTCCTGCGACCAGAACCGCCTCTGTCACTACTCCTACTTCTACGCCGACGGTACCTACGCCGAGGGAAATCTCGTCAGAGAAAAATTCACTTTCTCTCGTTCCCTTTTTACCCCTCCTTTGATCCTCGGCTGCGCCACTGAGTCCACCGACCCCAGGGGTATTTTGGGAATGAATCGTGGACGCCTCTCCTTCGCTTCACAATCTAAAATTACCAAATTCTCCTACTGCGTTCCCACCCGAGAAACCCGGCCTGGATCCACTCCAACCGGGTCGTTCTACCTGGGCCACAATCCGAACTCTCTCCGGTTTCGGTTTATCCCAATGTTGACTTTTTCTCAGAGTCAACGTATGCCAAATCTTGATCCCTTGGCTTATACTGTCGCCTTGCAGGGGGTCAGAATCGGGGGCAGAAAACTGAACATTTCGCCGGCGGTTTTTCACGCCGACGCTGGCGGGTCGGGTCAAACCATGGTTGACTCCGGATCCGAGTTTACTTACCTCGTTAATGAGGCTTATGATAAGGTGCGGGCGGAAGTAGTGAGGACTGTGGGGTCCAGAATGAAGAAGGATTACGTGTACGGTGGCGTTGCGGACATGTGCTTCGACGGGAATGCGATTGAGATCGGACGGCTGATAGGGGACATGGTGTTTGAGTTCGAGAAGGGCGTGGAAATAGTGATTCCCAAGGAGAGGGTTCTGGCTTCCGTGGAGGGCGGGGTCCACTGCGTCGGGATTGGCAACTCTGATAAATTGGGTGCGGCCAGTAACATCATCGGGAATTTCCATCAGCAGAATCTGTGGGTGGAGTTTGATCTCGCCAATCGCAGAGTTGGTTTCGGTGCGGCTGATTGTAGCAGATTGGCTCCATAG
- the LOC108328111 gene encoding uncharacterized protein LOC108328111, with amino-acid sequence MDAEKVVHTGGCHCKSVRWKVVAPSSVVAWDCNCSNCNMRANTHFIVPADDFELLGDSGKFLTTYTFGAQTAKHTFCKICGITSFYYPRSNPDGVAVTFRCVDPGTLSHVEIRHFDGKNWDSAYNQTGISSYSKVEK; translated from the coding sequence ATGGATGCTGAAAAAGTGGTACACACTGGAGGTTGTCATTGTAAGAGTGTAAGGTGGAAAGTGGTTGCTCCATCCAGTGTTGTGGCATGGGATTGCAACTGCTCAAACTGCAACATGAGAGCCAATACCCACTTCATTGTTCCTGCTGACGATTTTGAGCTTTTGGGGGATTCTGGGAAGTTTCTCACCACTTACACTTTTGGCGCTCAGACTGCAAAGCACACATTCTGTAAAATCTGTGGCATAACATCGTTCTATTATCCACGCTCAAATCCAGATGGGGTCGCAGTTACATTTAGATGTGTTGACCCTGGAACATTGTCCCATGTTGAAATCAGACATTTTGACGGGAAGAATTGGGACAGCGCATATAATCAGACAGGTATCTCTTCATATTCAAAGGTGGAAAAGTAA
- the LOC108329117 gene encoding NADH dehydrogenase [ubiquinone] iron-sulfur protein 1, mitochondrial, producing MGFGLLASKAVRPTSRLLLSSQNPTIFLRTIVSKPQLCNPEASAAQPAQPPPVDLPPRTPLAGARVHFSNPDDAIEVFVDGYPVKIPKGMTVLQACEVAGVDIPRFCYHSRLSIAGNCRMCLVEVEKSPKPVASCAMPALPGMKIKTDTPVAKKAREGVMEFLLMNHPLDCPICDQGGECDLQDQSMAFGSDRGRFTEVKRSVVDKNLGPLVKTVMTRCIQCTRCVRFATEVAGVQDLGMLGRGSGEEIGTYVEKLLTSELSGNVIDICPVGALTSKPFAFKARNWELKGTETIDVTDAVGSNIRIDSRGPEVMRIVPRLNEDINEEWISDKTRFCYDGLKRQRLNDPMIRGPDGRFKAVNWRDALSVIADIAHQVKPEEIIGVAGKLSDAESMIALKDFLNRMGSNDVWGEGIGVNTNADFRSGYIMNTSIAGLEKADVFLLVGSQPRVEAAMVNARIRKTVRSNQAKVGYIGPATDFNYDHKHLGTDPQTLVEIAEGRHPFFKTLSDAKNPVIIVGAGVFERKDQDAIFAAVETIAQKANVVRPDWNGLNVLLLHASQAAALDLGLVPQSEKSLESAKFVYLMGADDVNLDKIPDDAFVVYQGHHGDKSVYRANVVLPTAAFSEKEGTYQNTEGCTQQTLPAVPTVGDSRDDWKIIRALSEVAGVRLPYDTIGAVRARIRNVAPNLVNVDEREPATLPSSLRPSFTQKVDTTPFGTVIENFYMTDAITRASKIMAQCSATLLKK from the exons atgggGTTTGGTTTGCTAGCTTCGAAGGCCGTCAGGCCCACCTCGAGGCTCCTCCTCTCTTCCCAAAACCCTACCATTTTCCTCCGAACCATCGTCTCCAAGCCTCAGCTTTGCAATCCCGAGGCCTCCGCCGCGCAGCCGGCGCAGCCACCACCCGTCGATCTTCCGCCGCGGACTCCGCTCGCCGGCGCGCGCGTCCACTTCTCAAACCCCGACGATGCCATCGAGGTCTTCGTGGACGGTTACCCCGTGAAAATCCCCAAGGGAATGACCGTTCTCCAGGCCTGCGAGGTCGCCGGCGTCGATATCCCGCGGTTCTGCTACCACAGCAGACTCTCCATCGCCGGAAATTGTCGCATGTGCCTCGTCGAGGTCGAGAAATCGCCCAAACCTGTCGCTTCTTGCGCCATGCCCGCTCTTCCTG GGATGAAAATTAAGACTGACACACCTGTGGCAAAGAAGGCTCGAGAGGGGGTGATGGAGTTTTTATTGATGAATCATCCATTAGATTGCCCAATTTGTGATCAAGGTGGGGAATGTGATCTTCAGGATCAGTCTATGGCATTCGGTTCTGATCGCGGCCGGTTTACTGAAGTGAAGAGATCTGTGGTAGATAAAAATCTTGGACCTCTGGTGAAGACTGTGATGACTCGGTGCATTCAATGTACAAG GTGTGTTAGATTTGCCACTGAGGTCGCTGGGGTTCAGGATCTTGGCATGTTAGGTCGTGGAAGTGGAGAAGAGATTGGGACATATGTTGAAAAACTTTTGACAAGTGAGCTTTCTGGAAATGTCATAGATATCTGTCCTGTTGGAGCTCTAACTTCAAAACCGTTTGCATTTAAAGCCCGAAATTGGGAGTTGAAGGGCACAGAGACCATCGATGTTACTGATGCTGTTGGCTCCAATATTCGAATTGATAGTAGAGGACCTGAAGTGATGCGCATTGTTCCTCGTTTAAATGAG GATATAAATGAAGAATGGATTTCAGACAAAACCCGCTTTTGCTATGATGGTTTAAAGAGGCAGAGGTTAAATGACCCCATGATTCGTGGTCCTGATGGACGCTTTAAGGCTGTTAACTGGCGTGATGCCCTTTCTGTGATAGCAGATATTGCCCACCAAGTTAAACCAGAAGAAATTATTGGAGTAGCTGGGAAACTTTCTGATGCCGAGTCCATGATTGCCCTAAAAGATTTCTTAAATAGGATGGGGTCAAATGATGTGTGGGGTGAAGGCATTGGTGTAAATACTAATGCTGATTTCAGATCGGGTTATATTATGAATACCAGCATTGCTGGTCTTGAAAAAGCGGATGTGTTCCTATTGGTTGGTTCCCAG CCACGAGTAGAAGCTGCTATGGTTAATGCCAGAATACGCAAGACTGTCAGATCAAACCAAGCCAAAGTTGGGTACATTGGGCCTGCTACTGATTTCAACTATGACCACAAACATCTGGGTACTGACCCTCAAACACTTGTTGAAATTGCTGAGGGTCGCCACCCATTTTTCAAGACACTATCAGATGCCAAAAACCCTGTTATCATTGTTGGTGCCGGGGTTTTTGAGAGGAAGGACCAGGATGCAATTTTTGCTGCTGTTGAAACCATTGCACAAAAGGCAAATGTTGTCAGACCTGACTGGAATGGCCTTAATGTGTTGCTTCTCCATGCTTCCCAGGCTGCTGCACTTGACCTTGGACTTGTTCCGCAATCTGAGAAAAGCCTCGAGTCTGCAAAATTTGTATATTTGATGGGTGCTGATGATGTGAACTTAGACAAGATCCCAGatgatgcttttgttgtttatcaAGGTCACCATGGTGACAAAAGTGTTTACCGTGCAAATGTTGTTTTACCAACGGCAGCATTCAGTGAGAAGGAAGGGACCTATCAAAATACAGAAGGATGCACGCAACAAACGTTGCCTGCTGTTCCAACCGTTGGTGACTCCAGAGATGATTGGAAAATAATTCGAGCTCTGTCTGAGGTGGCAGGAGTGCGTCTTCCCTATGATACAATTGGGGCTGTTCGTGCCCGAATCAGGAATGTAGCCCCAAACCTTGTGAACGTGGATGAGAGAGAGCCAGCCACATTGCCATCTTCATTGAGACCGTCCTTCACTCAGAAGGTAGACACAACTCCATTCGGGACTGTAATTGAAAATTTCTATATGACTGACGCCATAACCAGGGCATCAAAGATAATGGCACAATGCAGTGCTACGCTGTTGAAGAAGTGA